In Bos javanicus breed banteng chromosome 2, ARS-OSU_banteng_1.0, whole genome shotgun sequence, the following proteins share a genomic window:
- the CD164L2 gene encoding CD164 sialomucin-like 2 protein isoform X4 — protein sequence MAAPGPRALRAALCGGCCCLLLCAQLAVAGKGARGFGRGALLRVNIWPAVRVACKQLKPCEHCVEGNRAHNLSSCVWEQCRPEEPGHCVAQSEVVKEGCSIYNRSESCPAVHHHPTHEPKTVTTESPLVPEAHSPGFDGASFIGGVVMVLSLQAVAFFVLRFLKAKDSTYQTLI from the exons ATGGCCGCGCCGGGACCCCGCGCCTTACGGGCTGCGCTCTGTGGCGGCTGCTGCTGCCTCCTCCTGTGTGCCCAGCTTGCTGTGGCTG GTAAAGGTGCTCGAGGCTTTGGGCGGGGAGCCCTGCTCCGTGTGAACATCTGGCCAGCTGTCCGAGTGGCCTGCAAACAGCTGAAGCCCTGTGAACATTGTGTGGAGGGGAACCGAGCACACAACCTCTCCAGCTGTGTGTGGGAGCAGTGTCGGCCAGAGGAGCCAG GACACTGCGTGGCTCAATCAGAGGTGGTCAAGGAAGGTTGCTCCATCTACAACCGCTCAGAGTCATGTCCAG CTGTGCACCATCACCCAACTCATGAACCGAAGACAGTCACAACAG AGAGCCCCTTGGTCCCTGAGGCCCACAGCCCCGGCTTTGACGGGGCCAGCTTCATCGGAGGCGTGGTGATGGTGCTGAGTCTGCAGGCGGTGGCCTTCTTCGTCTTGCGCTTCCTCAAGGCCAAGGACAGCACCTACCAGACACT AATCTGA
- the CD164L2 gene encoding CD164 sialomucin-like 2 protein isoform X1 — MAAPGPRALRAALCGGCCCLLLCAQLAVAGKGARGFGRGALLRVNIWPAVRVACKQLKPCEHCVEGNRAHNLSSCVWEQCRPEEPGHCVAQSEVVKEGCSIYNRSESCPAVHHHPTHEPKTVTTGGGLLRLALPQGQGQHLPDTGGEPVGDSPGRLPPAALWLRAGAQATCVVWFSSEKGSCSEAPVCSGPQVCCGVDRCNLH, encoded by the exons ATGGCCGCGCCGGGACCCCGCGCCTTACGGGCTGCGCTCTGTGGCGGCTGCTGCTGCCTCCTCCTGTGTGCCCAGCTTGCTGTGGCTG GTAAAGGTGCTCGAGGCTTTGGGCGGGGAGCCCTGCTCCGTGTGAACATCTGGCCAGCTGTCCGAGTGGCCTGCAAACAGCTGAAGCCCTGTGAACATTGTGTGGAGGGGAACCGAGCACACAACCTCTCCAGCTGTGTGTGGGAGCAGTGTCGGCCAGAGGAGCCAG GACACTGCGTGGCTCAATCAGAGGTGGTCAAGGAAGGTTGCTCCATCTACAACCGCTCAGAGTCATGTCCAG CTGTGCACCATCACCCAACTCATGAACCGAAGACAGTCACAACAG GCGGTGGCCTTCTTCGTCTTGCGCTTCCTCAAGGCCAAGGACAGCACCTACCAGACACT GGAGGAGAACCAGTAGGTGACAGCCCAGGCCGCCTTCCGCCTGCAGCTCTGTGGCTGCGGGCAGGAGCCCAGGCCACGTGTGTGGTTTGGTTTTCCTCTGAGAAGGGGAGCTGCTCTGAGGCTCCCGTGTGCTCTGGCCCCCAAGTGTGCTGTGGGGTGGATCGCTGCAACCTCCATTAA
- the CD164L2 gene encoding CD164 sialomucin-like 2 protein isoform X6 translates to MAAPGPRALRAALCGGCCCLLLCAQLAVAGKGARGFGRGALLRVNIWPAVRVACKQLKPCEHCVEGNRAHNLSSCVWEQCRPEEPGHCVAQSEVVKEGCSIYNRSESCPAVHHHPTHEPKTVTTESPLVPEAHSPGFDGASFIGGVVMVLSLQAVAFFVLRFLKAKDSTYQTL, encoded by the exons ATGGCCGCGCCGGGACCCCGCGCCTTACGGGCTGCGCTCTGTGGCGGCTGCTGCTGCCTCCTCCTGTGTGCCCAGCTTGCTGTGGCTG GTAAAGGTGCTCGAGGCTTTGGGCGGGGAGCCCTGCTCCGTGTGAACATCTGGCCAGCTGTCCGAGTGGCCTGCAAACAGCTGAAGCCCTGTGAACATTGTGTGGAGGGGAACCGAGCACACAACCTCTCCAGCTGTGTGTGGGAGCAGTGTCGGCCAGAGGAGCCAG GACACTGCGTGGCTCAATCAGAGGTGGTCAAGGAAGGTTGCTCCATCTACAACCGCTCAGAGTCATGTCCAG CTGTGCACCATCACCCAACTCATGAACCGAAGACAGTCACAACAG AGAGCCCCTTGGTCCCTGAGGCCCACAGCCCCGGCTTTGACGGGGCCAGCTTCATCGGAGGCGTGGTGATGGTGCTGAGTCTGCAGGCGGTGGCCTTCTTCGTCTTGCGCTTCCTCAAGGCCAAGGACAGCACCTACCAGACACTGTGA
- the CD164L2 gene encoding CD164 sialomucin-like 2 protein isoform X5, protein MAAPGPRALRAALCGGCCCLLLCAQLAVAGKGARGFGRGALLRVNIWPAVRVACKQLKPCEHCVEGNRAHNLSSCVWEQCRPEEPGHCVAQSEVVKEGCSIYNRSESCPAVHHHPTHEPKTVTTESPLVPEAHSPGFDGASFIGGVVMVLSLQAVAFFVLRFLKAKDSTYQTL, encoded by the exons ATGGCCGCGCCGGGACCCCGCGCCTTACGGGCTGCGCTCTGTGGCGGCTGCTGCTGCCTCCTCCTGTGTGCCCAGCTTGCTGTGGCTG GTAAAGGTGCTCGAGGCTTTGGGCGGGGAGCCCTGCTCCGTGTGAACATCTGGCCAGCTGTCCGAGTGGCCTGCAAACAGCTGAAGCCCTGTGAACATTGTGTGGAGGGGAACCGAGCACACAACCTCTCCAGCTGTGTGTGGGAGCAGTGTCGGCCAGAGGAGCCAG GACACTGCGTGGCTCAATCAGAGGTGGTCAAGGAAGGTTGCTCCATCTACAACCGCTCAGAGTCATGTCCAG CTGTGCACCATCACCCAACTCATGAACCGAAGACAGTCACAACAG AGAGCCCCTTGGTCCCTGAGGCCCACAGCCCCGGCTTTGACGGGGCCAGCTTCATCGGAGGCGTGGTGATGGTGCTGAGTCTGCAGGCGGTGGCCTTCTTCGTCTTGCGCTTCCTCAAGGCCAAGGACAGCACCTACCAGACACT ATGA
- the CD164L2 gene encoding CD164 sialomucin-like 2 protein isoform X2 codes for MAAPGPRALRAALCGGCCCLLLCAQLAVAGKGARGFGRGALLRVNIWPAVRVACKQLKPCEHCVEGNRAHNLSSCVWEQCRPEEPGHCVAQSEVVKEGCSIYNRSESCPAVHHHPTHEPKTVTTGGGLLRLALPQGQGQHLPDTMRASFNHLLPHRHPCGPPPGTRSGPGLFPWTRLGHCPQ; via the exons ATGGCCGCGCCGGGACCCCGCGCCTTACGGGCTGCGCTCTGTGGCGGCTGCTGCTGCCTCCTCCTGTGTGCCCAGCTTGCTGTGGCTG GTAAAGGTGCTCGAGGCTTTGGGCGGGGAGCCCTGCTCCGTGTGAACATCTGGCCAGCTGTCCGAGTGGCCTGCAAACAGCTGAAGCCCTGTGAACATTGTGTGGAGGGGAACCGAGCACACAACCTCTCCAGCTGTGTGTGGGAGCAGTGTCGGCCAGAGGAGCCAG GACACTGCGTGGCTCAATCAGAGGTGGTCAAGGAAGGTTGCTCCATCTACAACCGCTCAGAGTCATGTCCAG CTGTGCACCATCACCCAACTCATGAACCGAAGACAGTCACAACAG GCGGTGGCCTTCTTCGTCTTGCGCTTCCTCAAGGCCAAGGACAGCACCTACCAGACACT ATGAGAGCATCCTTCAACCACCTTCTGCCTCATCGTCATCCCTGTGGCCCCCCGCCTGGTACTCGGTCTGGGCCTGGCCTCTTCCCATGGACCCGGCTTGGACACTGCCCCCAATAA
- the CD164L2 gene encoding CD164 sialomucin-like 2 protein isoform X3, translating into MAAPGPRALRAALCGGCCCLLLCAQLAVAGKGARGFGRGALLRVNIWPAVRVACKQLKPCEHCVEGNRAHNLSSCVWEQCRPEEPGHCVAQSEVVKEGCSIYNRSESCPAVHHHPTHEPKTVTTESPLVPEAHSPGFDGASFIGGVVMVLSLQAVAFFVLRFLKAKDSTYQTLEENQ; encoded by the exons ATGGCCGCGCCGGGACCCCGCGCCTTACGGGCTGCGCTCTGTGGCGGCTGCTGCTGCCTCCTCCTGTGTGCCCAGCTTGCTGTGGCTG GTAAAGGTGCTCGAGGCTTTGGGCGGGGAGCCCTGCTCCGTGTGAACATCTGGCCAGCTGTCCGAGTGGCCTGCAAACAGCTGAAGCCCTGTGAACATTGTGTGGAGGGGAACCGAGCACACAACCTCTCCAGCTGTGTGTGGGAGCAGTGTCGGCCAGAGGAGCCAG GACACTGCGTGGCTCAATCAGAGGTGGTCAAGGAAGGTTGCTCCATCTACAACCGCTCAGAGTCATGTCCAG CTGTGCACCATCACCCAACTCATGAACCGAAGACAGTCACAACAG AGAGCCCCTTGGTCCCTGAGGCCCACAGCCCCGGCTTTGACGGGGCCAGCTTCATCGGAGGCGTGGTGATGGTGCTGAGTCTGCAGGCGGTGGCCTTCTTCGTCTTGCGCTTCCTCAAGGCCAAGGACAGCACCTACCAGACACT GGAGGAGAACCAGTAG
- the GPR3 gene encoding G-protein coupled receptor 3, protein MMWGAGSPLAWLSAGPGNVNMSSMGSTEGPTGPATPLPSPTAWDVVLCISGTLVSCENALVVAIIVGTPAFRAPMFLLVGSLAVADLLAGLGLVMHFAAVFCIGSAVMSLVLVGVLAMAFTASIGSLLAITVDRYLSLYNALTYYSETTVTRTYVMLALVWGGALGLGLLPVLAWNCLDARATCGVVYPLSKNHLVVLAVAFFMVFGIMLQLYAQICRIVCRHAQQIALQRHLLPASHYVATRKGIATLAVVLGAFAACWLPFTVYCLLGDAHSPPLYTYLTLLPATYNSMINPIIYAFRNQDVQKVLWAVCCCCSSSKTLFRSRSPSDV, encoded by the coding sequence ATGATGTGGGGTGCAGGCAGCCCCCTGGCCTGGCTCTCTGCTGGCCCCGGAAACGTGAACATGAGCAGCATGGGGTCCACAGAGGGGCCCACAGGCCCTGCCACACCACTGCCCTCCCCCACGGCCTGGGACGTAGTACTGTGCATCTCAGGCACACTGGTGTCCTGTGAGAACGCGCTGGTGGTGGCCATCATCGTGGGCACTCCCGCCTTCCGTGCCCCCATGTTCCTGCTAGTGGGCAGCCTGGCTGTGGCAGACCTGCTGGCAGGCctgggcctggtcatgcactttgctgctgtcttctgcattggctcaGCAGTGATGAGCCTGGTGCTGGTTGGCGTGCTGGCCATGGCCTTTACTGCCAGCATCGGCAGCCTACTGGCCATCACCGTTGATCGCTACCTTTCTCTGTACAATGCGCTCACCTACTACTCAGAGACAACAGTGACGCGGACCTATGTGATGCTGGCCCTAGTGTGGGGGGGCGCGCTGGGCCTGGGGCTGCTGCCTGTGCTGGCCTGGAACTGCCTGGATGCCCGGGCCACATGCGGCGTGGTCTATCCGCTCTCCAAGAACCATCTGGTGGTCCTGGCCGTTGCCTTCTTCATGGTGTTTGGCATCATGCTGCAGCTGTATGCCCAGATCTGTCGCATTGTCTGCCGCCACGCCCAGCAGATTGCCCTCCAGCGGCACCTGCTGCCTGCCTCCCACTACGTGGCCACCCGAAAGGGCATAGCCACCCTGGCCGTGGTGCTTGGCGCCTTTGCCGCCTGCTGGCTGCCCTTCACCGTCTACTGCCTGTTGGGCGatgcccactccccacccctctaCACCTATCTCACCCTGCTCCCTGCCACCTACAACTCCATGATCAACCCCATCATCTACGCCTTCCGCAACCAGGACGTGCAGAAGGTGCTGTgggctgtctgctgctgctgttcctcTTCCAAGACGCTCTTCCGATCCCGCTCCCCCAGTGATGTCTAG
- the CD164L2 gene encoding CD164 sialomucin-like 2 protein isoform X7 has translation MAAPGPRALRAALCGGCCCLLLCAQLAVAGKGARGFGRGALLRVNIWPAVRVACKQLKPCEHCVEGNRAHNLSSCVWEQCRPEEPGHCVAQSEVVKEGCSIYNRSESCPAVHHHPTHEPKTVTTGGGLLRLALPQGQGQHLPDTNLTPFRPRFHNQGKENEEAARSWLP, from the exons ATGGCCGCGCCGGGACCCCGCGCCTTACGGGCTGCGCTCTGTGGCGGCTGCTGCTGCCTCCTCCTGTGTGCCCAGCTTGCTGTGGCTG GTAAAGGTGCTCGAGGCTTTGGGCGGGGAGCCCTGCTCCGTGTGAACATCTGGCCAGCTGTCCGAGTGGCCTGCAAACAGCTGAAGCCCTGTGAACATTGTGTGGAGGGGAACCGAGCACACAACCTCTCCAGCTGTGTGTGGGAGCAGTGTCGGCCAGAGGAGCCAG GACACTGCGTGGCTCAATCAGAGGTGGTCAAGGAAGGTTGCTCCATCTACAACCGCTCAGAGTCATGTCCAG CTGTGCACCATCACCCAACTCATGAACCGAAGACAGTCACAACAG GCGGTGGCCTTCTTCGTCTTGCGCTTCCTCAAGGCCAAGGACAGCACCTACCAGACACT AATCTGACCCCCTTCAGGCCCAGATTCCACAATCAGGGGAAAGAGAATGAAGAGGCTGCCCGCTCTTGGCTTCCTTAA